In Salinisphaera sp. LB1, one genomic interval encodes:
- a CDS encoding SCP2 domain-containing protein, which translates to MSPAGEFRGLPGPARAAAEMALNRYIGADATALERAAALSGHSLTVCFADLGLAVTFIGERHGLQVAGSPEGEPDVRLTGRSTVFARVFFSGGREGLTGGGLRIEGDIGIAQQFADLFSGVDFDLGDLLDQRFGPVVGRFLEQGAKGAAGLFSRLRRELPAQTAEYLREETRDVVGAWEHEKLAGEVAAFRDEVERTAARIKRLERRR; encoded by the coding sequence ATGAGCCCGGCGGGTGAGTTTCGCGGCCTGCCGGGGCCGGCGCGGGCCGCCGCCGAAATGGCGCTCAATCGCTATATCGGCGCCGACGCGACCGCGCTCGAACGCGCGGCGGCGCTGTCCGGGCATTCGCTGACCGTGTGTTTCGCCGATCTGGGCCTGGCGGTCACCTTCATCGGCGAGCGGCACGGCCTGCAGGTCGCGGGTTCGCCCGAAGGCGAGCCGGACGTGCGCCTGACCGGGCGCTCCACCGTGTTCGCCCGCGTGTTCTTTTCCGGCGGCCGCGAGGGGCTCACCGGGGGCGGTCTGCGCATCGAGGGCGATATCGGCATCGCCCAGCAGTTCGCGGATCTGTTCTCGGGCGTGGATTTCGATCTCGGCGATCTGCTGGATCAGCGCTTCGGGCCGGTGGTCGGGCGTTTTCTCGAGCAGGGCGCGAAGGGCGCGGCCGGGCTGTTCTCGCGCCTGCGGCGCGAGCTGCCGGCGCAGACGGCCGAGTATCTGCGCGAGGAAACCCGCGACGTCGTCGGCGCCTGGGAGCACGAGAAACTGGCCGGCGAAGTCGCGGCGTTTCGCGACGAGGTGGAGCGCACCGCCGCCCGAATCAAGAGACTGGAGCGGCGACGCTGA
- the ubiB gene encoding ubiquinone biosynthesis regulatory protein kinase UbiB, with amino-acid sequence MLGQSRRVLEILRTMRRYGLGELFGDNAPTWLVGKPKHFDQPVAVRLRLALEALGPVFIKFGQTLSTRRDLLPDGMAEELSKLQDDVPPFAGAEARALIEAAYGHDLGRFFAEFDEQPMAAASIAQVHAARLHPAEGETRGAAVVVKVLRPEVHARVARDIAVLYTLAKMAARFHPEAERLRPVEIVAEYDRIIHDELDLMREGANASQLGRNWHGSDLIVHPTIYFDYSTESVLVMERMEGVPIDDVDTLVAAGVDFKVLAERGVEIFFKQVFRDNFFHADMHPGNIFVQTDNPGRPRYVGLDFGIVGTLTADDQRYLAENFLAFFNQDYRRIAELHVESGWMPADTRIEDFEGAIRTVSEPIMNKPLAEISFGLFLVRLFKIARRYRYQVQPQLVLLQKTVLNVEGLGRDLYPQLDLWATAKPILEEWMRRRADPRIAAERIRQQLPQIVDGLPDLVSTLVRRTRAGEAPGAHQLEAALTEITYELRTARRAMRWTLVGTGLVVVSAAELAYPPLPVWMAIITGLAGMISWAKAWHGKPRPSR; translated from the coding sequence ATGCTCGGACAATCCCGGCGTGTGCTGGAAATCCTGCGCACGATGCGCCGCTATGGCCTGGGCGAACTGTTCGGCGACAATGCGCCGACCTGGCTGGTCGGCAAGCCGAAGCACTTCGACCAGCCGGTGGCGGTGCGCCTGCGGCTGGCGCTGGAAGCGCTCGGGCCGGTGTTCATCAAGTTCGGCCAGACCCTGTCGACGCGCCGCGACCTGCTGCCCGACGGCATGGCCGAGGAGCTTTCGAAGCTGCAGGACGATGTGCCGCCGTTCGCGGGTGCCGAGGCGCGCGCGTTGATCGAGGCGGCCTATGGCCACGATCTGGGACGCTTCTTCGCCGAGTTCGACGAACAGCCGATGGCTGCAGCCTCGATCGCCCAGGTGCACGCCGCACGCCTGCATCCGGCCGAGGGCGAGACGCGCGGCGCGGCCGTGGTGGTTAAGGTGCTGCGCCCGGAGGTTCACGCGCGCGTGGCGCGCGATATCGCGGTGCTCTACACGCTGGCGAAGATGGCCGCGCGCTTCCATCCGGAAGCCGAGCGCCTGCGCCCGGTGGAGATCGTGGCCGAATACGATCGCATCATCCACGACGAACTGGACCTGATGCGCGAAGGTGCCAACGCCAGCCAGCTCGGGCGCAACTGGCACGGCTCGGACCTGATCGTGCATCCGACCATCTATTTCGACTACAGCACCGAGTCGGTGCTGGTGATGGAGCGCATGGAAGGCGTGCCGATCGACGACGTCGATACGCTCGTCGCGGCCGGCGTGGATTTCAAGGTGCTGGCCGAGCGCGGCGTGGAGATCTTCTTCAAGCAAGTCTTTCGCGATAATTTCTTTCATGCCGACATGCACCCCGGCAACATCTTCGTGCAGACCGACAATCCCGGGCGCCCGCGTTACGTGGGCCTGGATTTCGGCATCGTCGGCACGCTAACGGCCGACGACCAGCGTTATCTGGCCGAGAATTTCCTGGCCTTCTTCAATCAGGATTACCGGCGCATCGCCGAGCTGCACGTGGAATCCGGCTGGATGCCGGCGGATACCCGCATCGAGGATTTCGAGGGCGCGATTCGCACAGTCTCCGAGCCGATCATGAACAAGCCGCTGGCCGAGATCTCCTTCGGGTTGTTCCTGGTGCGCCTGTTCAAGATCGCCCGGCGTTATCGTTATCAGGTCCAGCCGCAGCTCGTGCTACTGCAGAAGACGGTGCTCAATGTCGAGGGTTTGGGGCGCGATCTGTATCCGCAGCTCGATCTGTGGGCGACGGCCAAGCCGATTCTGGAGGAATGGATGCGTCGCCGGGCCGATCCGCGCATCGCGGCCGAACGCATCCGGCAGCAGTTGCCGCAGATCGTGGACGGCCTGCCCGATCTGGTGAGCACGTTGGTACGCCGCACCCGTGCCGGCGAGGCGCCCGGTGCACACCAGCTGGAAGCCGCGCTGACCGAGATCACCTACGAACTGCGTACTGCCCGGCGGGCCATGCGCTGGACGCTGGTGGGCACCGGTCTGGTCGTGGTCTCGGCCGCGGAGCTGGCTTATCCGCCGTTGCCGGTGTGGATGGCCATCATCACCGGGTTGGCCGGCATGATCAGCTGGGCCAAGGCCTGGCACGGTAAGCCGCGCCCGTCGAGATAA
- a CDS encoding S41 family peptidase: MDPKLRGASLIVLGVIVGTVITIGENSFADSAPGAADVQSLQKASDASQANQKLPLSELRKFVAIMHQVKQGYVEKVSDKTLLDNALHGMVDRLDPHSAYLDPDQYKQLTVSTSGQFGGIGVKVQMENGYLQVISPIDDTPASRAGIQPGDMIIRIDDKPVKGMSMIDSVHAMRGKPGSKISLTILRDGHDKPIHLHLQRADIQVASVKSHMLAPGYGYIRISQFTDGTAKGMNKALAHLKKQADGPLKGVVLDLRNNPGGVLNAAVDVSNDFVGSGTIVSIQGRAADTEHKFKATAGDKLNGAPMVVLVNQGTASAAEIVSGALQDDHRAVIMGTQTFGKGSVQTVLPLNDGSALKLTTARYYTPSGRSIQAEGITPDIKLAPVKITPAQASGGFGYTEADLPGALKNTGAEAGAGPAANNANNDADNSSDTGKGKGNDSKPESQSDTGAKSSDTGGDAASTHAADSGNHGNADQPHSGKPLVEKDYGVYEALNLLKGLNTLNQNQTRGAKPSRPMAGQAHNSAQHDGKATAAGS; encoded by the coding sequence ATGGACCCCAAACTGCGCGGCGCATCCCTGATCGTGCTCGGCGTGATCGTCGGCACGGTCATCACGATCGGAGAGAACAGTTTCGCCGACAGCGCGCCCGGGGCGGCCGATGTCCAGAGCCTGCAAAAGGCCAGTGATGCCAGCCAGGCCAATCAGAAGCTGCCGTTGTCGGAACTGCGCAAGTTCGTCGCAATCATGCACCAGGTCAAACAGGGCTACGTCGAGAAGGTGTCGGACAAGACACTCCTGGACAACGCCCTGCACGGCATGGTCGACCGACTGGACCCGCACTCGGCCTATCTCGATCCGGACCAGTACAAGCAGCTCACGGTGTCCACCTCCGGCCAGTTCGGCGGGATCGGCGTGAAGGTGCAGATGGAAAACGGCTATCTGCAGGTGATCTCGCCGATCGACGACACCCCGGCTTCCCGGGCCGGCATCCAGCCCGGCGACATGATCATTCGCATCGACGACAAGCCGGTCAAGGGTATGTCGATGATCGACTCCGTGCACGCGATGCGCGGCAAGCCGGGCAGCAAGATCTCGCTGACCATTCTGCGTGATGGCCACGACAAACCGATCCATCTGCACCTGCAACGCGCCGATATCCAGGTCGCGAGCGTGAAGTCGCACATGCTGGCCCCGGGCTATGGCTACATCCGCATCAGCCAGTTCACCGACGGCACCGCCAAGGGCATGAACAAGGCGCTGGCCCATCTCAAGAAACAGGCCGACGGCCCGCTCAAGGGCGTCGTGCTCGACCTGCGCAACAACCCCGGCGGCGTGCTCAACGCCGCGGTCGACGTTTCCAACGACTTCGTCGGCAGCGGCACCATCGTCTCGATCCAGGGGCGCGCCGCCGATACCGAGCACAAGTTCAAGGCCACCGCGGGCGACAAACTCAACGGCGCGCCGATGGTGGTCCTGGTGAACCAGGGCACGGCCTCGGCCGCCGAGATCGTATCCGGCGCCCTGCAGGACGATCATCGCGCGGTCATCATGGGCACCCAGACCTTCGGCAAGGGCTCGGTGCAGACCGTCCTGCCGCTCAACGACGGCTCGGCGCTCAAACTCACCACCGCACGCTACTACACCCCGTCGGGCCGCTCGATCCAGGCCGAGGGCATCACGCCCGACATCAAGCTGGCACCGGTCAAGATCACGCCGGCCCAGGCCAGCGGCGGCTTCGGCTATACCGAGGCCGACCTGCCCGGCGCGCTCAAGAATACCGGCGCGGAAGCCGGCGCCGGCCCGGCGGCCAATAACGCCAACAACGACGCCGACAACAGCAGCGATACCGGCAAGGGCAAGGGCAACGACTCGAAACCCGAGTCGCAGAGCGACACGGGCGCCAAATCGTCCGATACCGGCGGGGACGCAGCCAGCACGCACGCTGCCGACTCCGGAAACCACGGCAACGCCGACCAGCCCCACTCCGGCAAGCCACTGGTGGAAAAGGACTACGGTGTCTATGAAGCCCTGAACCTGCTCAAGGGGCTCAACACGCTCAATCAGAACCAGACGCGGGGGGCGAAGCCGAGCCGGCCGATGGCCGGGCAGGCCCACAACAGCGCCCAGCACGATGGCAAGGCGACCGCGGCCGGCTCTTAG
- a CDS encoding murein hydrolase activator EnvC has product MRLTHVLGALLLALSILAPAAGLADGDSRAAHARAELSALRDRIAKVRKQIASDSNQRSDLSDALAKAQSRISATRKRLDTLDHAIAEHKKRIARLKKQRDAERDNLSGELETLRAQVRSAYETGRMSRMRLLLSGAAPDRIGRMLNYYQYFSDAQSRQVAHLKTVLTRLASKQQSLENERSQLADQRAERARTLDSLEATEKKQKATLAALDRQLSSHKSTLSDMRDQEHQLKKLLDSVQNQLSNLPPVPSGVPFYKLKGRMHPPVAAKSVLARYGQTKNGGPLHWQGDWFAAAQGTPVHAVAGGRVVYVGYMKGYGLIVIIDHGHGYYSLYGHAAASYVDVGDAVSTGQPIATAGHSGGHDKNGIYFEIRHGQDPVNPSRWLAG; this is encoded by the coding sequence ATGCGGTTGACCCACGTGCTCGGCGCACTATTGCTTGCGCTGTCCATTCTTGCCCCGGCGGCCGGCCTGGCCGACGGCGACTCGCGCGCCGCCCATGCCCGCGCCGAACTCTCGGCCTTGCGCGATCGCATCGCCAAGGTGCGCAAGCAGATCGCCTCCGACTCGAATCAGCGCAGCGACCTGTCGGACGCGCTGGCCAAGGCGCAATCGCGCATCAGCGCGACGCGCAAGCGGCTGGACACGCTCGACCACGCCATCGCCGAACACAAGAAACGCATCGCCCGCCTGAAAAAACAGCGCGACGCCGAACGCGACAATCTATCCGGCGAACTCGAGACGCTGCGCGCCCAGGTGCGCTCAGCCTACGAGACCGGCCGCATGAGCCGGATGCGCCTGCTGCTCTCGGGGGCGGCGCCCGATCGCATCGGCCGCATGCTGAATTACTACCAGTATTTTTCCGATGCGCAGAGCCGGCAGGTCGCGCACCTCAAGACCGTGCTCACGCGCCTCGCCTCGAAGCAGCAATCGCTGGAAAACGAACGCTCACAACTCGCCGACCAGCGCGCCGAGCGCGCCCGGACGCTGGATTCGCTGGAAGCCACCGAAAAGAAACAGAAGGCCACGCTGGCCGCGCTCGACCGACAGCTGTCATCGCACAAATCAACCCTGTCGGACATGCGCGACCAGGAACACCAACTCAAGAAACTGCTCGATTCGGTGCAGAACCAACTGTCGAACCTGCCACCGGTGCCCTCGGGCGTGCCCTTCTATAAACTCAAGGGCCGCATGCATCCGCCGGTGGCGGCCAAATCCGTGCTCGCGCGCTACGGCCAGACCAAGAACGGCGGCCCGCTGCACTGGCAGGGCGATTGGTTCGCCGCCGCGCAGGGGACGCCGGTGCACGCGGTCGCCGGGGGCCGGGTCGTCTACGTCGGTTACATGAAAGGCTATGGCCTGATCGTGATCATCGATCACGGCCACGGCTATTATTCGTTGTACGGGCATGCCGCGGCGAGTTATGTCGACGTCGGCGACGCGGTATCCACTGGCCAGCCGATCGCCACCGCCGGGCATAGTGGCGGCCACGACAAGAACGGCATCTACTTCGAGATCCGCCACGGCCAGGACCCGGTCAATCCGAGCCGCTGGCTGGCGGGCTGA